The following proteins are co-located in the Acidicapsa acidisoli genome:
- a CDS encoding LamG domain-containing protein: MTIVKGVGTPQLNPTGSLKFSGYDWRVRMIASVKGGLNNLYDPENAWTDASGALHMQIKKKSDRWSCAEIFLNRSLGYGTYSVTVRDTSHLEPAAVFSMFTFDEWATDQHFREMGVEVGGRHDSANKNNARDEIQPLYIPGNLFAFAAPSGTLTYALHWESGHATFKTFRGRSADAGGQLVSEHEFTSGIPEPGKAILRLIFFAVASDKNPMQKPSEVVVEKFEYLP, translated from the coding sequence GTGACAATCGTGAAGGGCGTTGGCACGCCGCAGCTTAACCCGACCGGATCGCTTAAATTCAGCGGCTATGATTGGCGTGTTCGCATGATTGCAAGTGTCAAGGGAGGCTTGAACAATCTCTACGATCCTGAAAATGCATGGACCGATGCGAGCGGGGCGCTCCACATGCAGATCAAGAAGAAATCGGACAGATGGTCGTGTGCAGAAATATTCTTAAATCGCAGTCTCGGGTACGGCACGTATTCGGTAACAGTACGTGATACTTCTCATTTAGAACCCGCAGCTGTTTTCAGTATGTTCACCTTCGACGAATGGGCTACCGATCAGCACTTTCGCGAGATGGGCGTAGAGGTCGGCGGCAGGCATGACTCTGCGAATAAGAACAATGCCCGAGATGAAATTCAACCGTTGTACATTCCTGGGAACCTGTTCGCTTTTGCGGCACCCTCAGGCACCTTGACGTACGCTCTGCATTGGGAATCTGGACATGCAACTTTCAAGACCTTCCGCGGAAGATCGGCTGATGCCGGAGGGCAACTCGTTTCTGAACATGAGTTCACGTCTGGCATACCAGAACCGGGTAAGGCAATCCTCCGTCTGATATTTTTCGCCGTTGCGAGCGACAAAAATCCTATGCAGAAGCCAAGCGAGGTTGTGGTTGAGAAGTTTGAATACCTTCCGTAA